One genomic segment of Pseudomonadota bacterium includes these proteins:
- a CDS encoding lipid A deacylase LpxR family protein: MRFTQTFLILNILSVLACSRAFAQDNPSLEEVVNNNIKSKKDRGYFTLTVENDLFGAGTDQNYTSGIRLSWFELGKKPPGVTENLEKIFPWLEINDVTSVSYSIGQSMYTPDRIDKVAQDDSDRPWAAFLYGSMAMVTIKDNYVDDYEVTLGVIGPLALGEEGQKGVHKLIESPEPKGWDNQLKNEPGLILAWQRRWPEALSAELGNYVAAIEPHFGFSLGNVYTYANTGGIIKFSHKNNRLQDKPLLVKPSMPGTGYFPTPAKFDWQLFAGVEGRAIARNIFLDGNTFADSHSIDKEYFVLDASAGVSFTVGNARISYTTVYRTKEFEDQNKDSIFGAVSIGYNF; this comes from the coding sequence ATGAGATTCACACAAACATTCTTAATATTAAATATCCTGAGCGTATTGGCGTGTTCACGTGCATTTGCACAGGACAACCCGAGCCTTGAAGAGGTTGTAAATAATAATATAAAATCTAAAAAAGACCGCGGCTATTTCACTTTAACGGTAGAAAACGACCTGTTCGGAGCAGGAACAGACCAGAACTACACTTCAGGAATCCGGCTTAGTTGGTTTGAACTGGGTAAGAAGCCGCCCGGAGTTACGGAAAATCTGGAGAAAATATTTCCCTGGCTAGAGATAAATGATGTTACATCGGTTTCTTACTCGATAGGACAAAGTATGTACACACCGGATAGAATTGATAAGGTCGCTCAGGACGATTCAGACCGTCCGTGGGCGGCATTCCTTTACGGCTCTATGGCAATGGTAACCATTAAAGACAATTATGTTGATGATTATGAAGTTACCCTAGGTGTAATAGGACCGTTAGCATTGGGAGAAGAGGGACAAAAAGGCGTTCATAAGCTTATAGAAAGTCCCGAGCCTAAGGGGTGGGACAATCAGCTTAAAAATGAGCCGGGTTTAATACTTGCGTGGCAGCGTAGATGGCCGGAGGCTTTATCTGCCGAGCTTGGCAATTATGTTGCCGCTATTGAACCGCATTTCGGGTTTTCATTAGGGAATGTATATACCTATGCCAACACAGGAGGTATAATAAAATTCTCTCATAAAAATAATAGATTGCAGGACAAGCCGTTGCTTGTAAAGCCGTCAATGCCGGGAACGGGATATTTCCCGACCCCTGCCAAATTTGACTGGCAGCTTTTCGCAGGAGTAGAAGGGCGTGCTATCGCAAGAAATATATTCTTGGACGGCAATACGTTTGCCGATTCACACAGCATTGACAAAGAATATTTTGTCCTCGATGCAAGTGCGGGCGTTTCTTTCACCGTAGGGAATGCCCGTATCAGCTATACCACCGTTTACCGCACCAAAGAATTCGAAGATCAGAATAAGGATTCGATATTCGGAGCTGTAAGCATAGGGTATAACTTTTGA
- a CDS encoding rhodanese-related sulfurtransferase translates to MSQYVVSAMYHFATLTDFEDLKEPLLRAMKDNNVKGSLLLAREGINGTVASTEQGIKALHRYIKSDPRLAAIVTKESYADKIPFARAKVRLKKEIVTMGVEDIDPQHIVGTYVKPKDWNALIGNPDVVTIDTRNKYETAIGTFKNAVDPQTDTFRRFPKYAQDNLDKFKGKKVAMFCTGGIRCEKSTAYLKQLGVKDVYHLEGGILKYLEEVDEDESLWEGECFVFDSRVAVKHGLAQGQYDQCFACRMPITQEDKQHEYYTQGVSCHHCYDEKSDEQRKRYAQRQKQIAIAKEYGEEHIGGEMASLIAKRRLIKKQKKQERYAN, encoded by the coding sequence ATGTCACAATATGTCGTTTCGGCAATGTATCACTTTGCCACTCTAACGGATTTTGAAGATCTTAAAGAGCCGCTCCTAAGGGCAATGAAAGATAATAACGTAAAAGGAAGCCTGCTGCTTGCCCGTGAGGGGATAAACGGAACGGTTGCATCTACTGAACAAGGTATAAAGGCACTGCACCGATATATTAAATCAGACCCAAGACTTGCAGCCATAGTAACTAAAGAATCATATGCCGATAAAATCCCATTCGCCCGTGCTAAAGTACGCTTGAAAAAAGAAATAGTTACTATGGGTGTTGAGGATATAGACCCTCAACATATAGTCGGAACATATGTAAAACCAAAAGACTGGAATGCACTTATAGGCAACCCCGATGTAGTTACTATCGATACCAGAAATAAGTATGAAACCGCTATCGGTACTTTTAAAAACGCAGTTGACCCGCAAACAGATACTTTCCGCCGGTTTCCCAAATACGCACAGGACAACCTTGATAAGTTCAAGGGCAAGAAGGTTGCCATGTTCTGTACGGGCGGTATAAGGTGCGAAAAATCTACAGCATACCTAAAGCAGCTTGGTGTTAAAGATGTCTACCATTTAGAAGGAGGTATCCTAAAATATCTGGAAGAAGTAGATGAAGATGAATCTTTATGGGAAGGTGAATGTTTTGTATTCGATTCACGTGTTGCAGTAAAACACGGGCTGGCACAGGGGCAGTATGACCAGTGCTTTGCATGTCGCATGCCTATCACGCAAGAAGATAAACAACATGAATACTACACCCAAGGTGTAAGCTGCCACCATTGCTACGATGAAAAATCAGATGAACAAAGAAAACGCTATGCCCAAAGACAAAAACAGATAGCCATAGCCAAAGAATACGGTGAAGAACATATCGGCGGTGAAATGGCTTCTTTAATAGCGAAAAGAAGGTTGATAAAAAAACAAAAGAAGCAGGAGCGGTACGCTAATTAA
- a CDS encoding 3-hydroxybutyrate dehydrogenase, producing MAKNKTALITGSTSGIGRGIAEVMAQNGYNIVINGFGDAEEIKELQKSLEQSGISTLYSDADMTKPEQIYKMVDDTVNKFGSIDLLVNNAGIQHVDNIEDFPNEKWDAIIAINLSSSFHTIKAAVPYMQKQNFGRIVNIASAHGLVASPKKAAYVAAKHGIIGLTKVVALENAESEITCNAICPGWVLTRLVQKQIDAIAANENISIKEAEIKLLSEKQPAKKFVQVHQIGNMVNFLCTQEAGTITGSSISIDGGWTAK from the coding sequence ATGGCAAAAAACAAAACTGCATTGATTACCGGTTCAACAAGCGGTATCGGACGGGGCATAGCGGAAGTTATGGCTCAAAACGGATATAACATTGTTATAAACGGTTTTGGCGATGCGGAAGAAATTAAAGAATTACAAAAATCTCTCGAACAAAGCGGAATATCCACATTATATTCCGATGCCGATATGACCAAGCCTGAGCAGATTTATAAAATGGTTGATGATACGGTCAATAAGTTCGGCTCGATTGACCTGCTTGTAAACAACGCAGGCATACAGCATGTAGACAATATTGAAGATTTCCCTAATGAGAAATGGGACGCTATAATTGCTATAAACCTTTCTTCATCTTTTCATACTATAAAGGCTGCCGTTCCTTATATGCAAAAGCAGAATTTCGGTCGCATAGTGAATATAGCTTCTGCACACGGTTTAGTGGCCTCACCGAAAAAAGCCGCTTATGTTGCGGCAAAACACGGGATTATCGGTCTTACAAAGGTAGTTGCACTGGAAAATGCGGAATCTGAAATTACCTGCAATGCTATTTGCCCGGGCTGGGTATTAACCCGGCTTGTACAAAAACAGATAGATGCAATTGCCGCAAATGAAAATATATCCATAAAAGAGGCGGAAATAAAACTTCTCTCGGAAAAACAGCCTGCAAAGAAATTTGTTCAGGTTCACCAGATAGGTAACATGGTTAACTTTTTATGTACCCAAGAAGCCGGAACTATAACAGGCTCTTCAATATCGATAGATGGCGGCTGGACGGCAAAATAA
- the gatB gene encoding Asp-tRNA(Asn)/Glu-tRNA(Gln) amidotransferase subunit GatB, whose product MTQIIKGNTGDWEIVIGLEVHAQITSESKLFSGSSTFFGAEPNTQVSLVDAAMPGMLPVINKECVRQAVRTGLGLKAKINLRSIFDRKNYFYADLPQGYQISQFSDPIVGEGTVVLDMKDGSTREVGVERIHIEQDAGKSMHDQSPDSSFIDLNRSGIALMEIVSKPDMRSGEEAAEYMKKLRTILRYLGTCDGDMEKGSMRCDANVSVRPVGSDELRTRCEIKNLNSVRFLQQAIAYEANRHVEAYETGGKIDQETRLFDSVKGETRTMRSKEDAHDYRYFPDPDLLPLELTEEYVQKLRDTLPELPDEKKERYVIHMGLSAYDASVIVADKTTAEYFEEVAKGHDPKLAANWVTGELFGALKKGGNDIEDSPVSAKQLGGLLDLIKDNTISGKIAKEVFAIMYETGKDADSIVEEKGLKQVTDTGAIEQMIDEILDSNQDKVEQYRSGKDKLFGFFVGQTMKASQGKANPQVVNEILKKKLAA is encoded by the coding sequence ATGACACAGATTATTAAAGGAAATACGGGCGACTGGGAAATTGTAATAGGACTTGAAGTACATGCCCAGATAACCTCGGAATCAAAATTATTCTCAGGCTCATCAACTTTCTTCGGAGCGGAGCCGAACACGCAGGTATCACTTGTAGATGCCGCTATGCCCGGAATGCTGCCGGTGATAAATAAAGAATGTGTGCGTCAGGCGGTGCGTACCGGTTTGGGCTTAAAGGCAAAAATAAATTTACGCTCCATATTTGACAGAAAAAACTATTTTTATGCAGACCTGCCGCAAGGATATCAGATATCGCAATTTTCCGACCCCATAGTGGGCGAGGGAACTGTTGTGCTTGATATGAAAGACGGTTCCACACGTGAAGTAGGCGTTGAGCGTATCCATATTGAGCAGGACGCAGGAAAATCAATGCACGACCAGTCCCCCGACAGCTCGTTCATAGACCTGAATCGTTCTGGCATCGCTTTAATGGAGATAGTTTCAAAACCCGATATGCGTTCGGGTGAGGAAGCCGCCGAATATATGAAAAAATTACGCACTATTCTGCGTTATCTGGGAACTTGTGACGGTGATATGGAGAAAGGCTCTATGCGTTGTGACGCTAACGTTTCGGTGCGTCCCGTAGGTTCCGATGAGCTGCGTACCAGATGTGAGATAAAAAACCTCAACTCGGTGCGTTTCTTACAGCAGGCTATAGCATATGAGGCAAACCGCCATGTGGAAGCATATGAAACAGGCGGCAAGATAGATCAGGAAACACGTCTTTTTGATTCGGTAAAGGGAGAAACAAGAACAATGAGAAGCAAGGAAGATGCTCATGACTATCGCTACTTCCCCGACCCTGATTTACTTCCTTTAGAGCTTACAGAAGAATATGTACAAAAATTGCGTGATACACTGCCGGAATTGCCTGACGAAAAAAAAGAACGTTACGTGATACATATGGGGCTTTCAGCTTATGATGCTTCTGTTATCGTAGCCGATAAGACGACCGCAGAGTATTTCGAGGAAGTGGCAAAAGGACACGACCCTAAACTTGCCGCTAACTGGGTGACGGGGGAATTGTTCGGTGCTTTGAAAAAAGGCGGTAATGATATTGAGGACTCTCCTGTTTCAGCTAAGCAATTAGGCGGTCTTCTTGATCTTATTAAGGATAATACGATATCCGGCAAGATAGCCAAGGAAGTTTTTGCCATCATGTATGAAACCGGTAAGGACGCAGATTCTATAGTTGAGGAAAAAGGTCTTAAACAAGTTACCGATACGGGTGCTATAGAACAAATGATAGACGAGATATTAGACTCAAATCAGGATAAAGTTGAACAATACCGTTCGGGTAAGGATAAATTATTCGGGTTCTTTGTAGGACAAACCATGAAAGCTTCGCAAGGAAAAGCCAATCCACAGGTGGTAAACGAAATATTAAAGAAAAAGCTGGCTGCCTAG
- a CDS encoding calcium-binding protein, giving the protein MAFIPGTNGNDVLNGTNDDDIILGLDGDDLILGQFGFEYIDGGNGNDTADYSYYNGGINSSLTSGGTDFPNDASPTGIDVLVNIENLTGSLGDDILQGDNGDNVIMGLDGNDIILGEGGNDTLLGGDGDDLIRGGFGFEYIDGGNGNDTVDYTYYNGGIVTDLNTGITDFPTDASPTGVDTLVSIENVIGSTGDDIIKGDSGNNALIGDAGDDQLFGGNGDDILIGGEGNDWIQGGFGFEYIDGGNGIDTVDYSYYNGGISSSLIGGFTDFPNDGSSTNVDVLIGIENLNGSLGDDILQGDNGDNVIQGLDGNDIILGEGGNDTLLGGAGDDWIQGGFGFEHIDGGTGNDTVDYSYYNGGVDTNLTTGITDFPNDASPTGVDTLVSIENVVGSGGNDNITGNSDNNMLLGGEGNDSIFGKDGDDVLLGENGNDILVGGLGSDILSGGAGDDIFKFTSLSDSGAGSFDFISDFTKGEDLIDVSGLGFTGINNVVPFGTQLAFYYDGVNDITAVLSTGSFAFILDGNVALDNSDFIV; this is encoded by the coding sequence ATGGCATTTATTCCAGGTACAAACGGTAATGATGTTTTAAACGGAACCAATGATGATGATATCATACTTGGGTTAGACGGTGACGACTTAATATTAGGTCAGTTCGGATTTGAATATATCGACGGCGGTAACGGCAACGACACTGCGGACTATAGTTATTATAACGGAGGTATAAACTCAAGCCTTACATCAGGCGGTACTGATTTCCCTAACGATGCATCTCCGACAGGTATTGATGTTCTTGTTAATATAGAGAACCTTACCGGTTCTTTAGGTGATGATATACTTCAAGGTGATAACGGTGATAACGTTATCATGGGTCTTGACGGTAATGATATCATTTTGGGCGAAGGCGGTAATGATACGTTACTAGGCGGTGACGGTGACGATCTAATAAGAGGTGGTTTCGGCTTTGAATATATAGACGGCGGTAACGGTAACGATACTGTTGACTACACCTACTATAACGGCGGTATAGTAACAGACCTTAACACCGGAATTACCGACTTCCCTACCGATGCTTCCCCGACAGGTGTTGATACTCTTGTAAGCATTGAGAACGTGATAGGCTCAACAGGTGATGATATCATAAAAGGTGATTCGGGCAATAACGCACTTATAGGTGATGCCGGTGACGATCAATTATTTGGTGGCAACGGTGACGATATCCTTATAGGCGGTGAAGGTAACGATTGGATTCAGGGCGGCTTCGGTTTTGAATACATTGATGGCGGTAACGGCATTGATACGGTTGATTACAGTTATTATAACGGCGGTATAAGTTCAAGTTTAATAGGTGGGTTCACTGACTTCCCTAATGACGGATCTTCAACTAATGTAGATGTGCTTATCGGAATCGAAAACCTGAACGGCTCTTTGGGTGATGATATTCTTCAGGGCGATAACGGTGATAACGTTATTCAGGGTCTTGACGGAAATGATATCATTTTAGGCGAAGGCGGTAACGATACGTTATTAGGCGGTGCCGGTGATGACTGGATTCAGGGCGGTTTCGGCTTTGAGCATATTGACGGCGGTACAGGTAACGACACTGTTGATTACAGCTATTATAACGGCGGTGTTGACACAAACCTTACTACGGGCATTACCGATTTTCCTAATGATGCTTCCCCGACAGGTGTTGACACTCTTGTCAGCATTGAGAATGTTGTAGGCTCGGGCGGTAATGACAATATTACAGGCAACTCTGATAACAACATGCTTTTAGGCGGAGAAGGAAACGATTCCATCTTCGGAAAAGACGGTGATGACGTATTACTTGGAGAAAACGGCAACGATATACTTGTTGGCGGTTTAGGTTCGGACATACTTTCAGGCGGTGCGGGAGATGATATATTCAAATTTACCTCATTATCCGATTCAGGTGCAGGTTCATTTGATTTCATATCCGACTTTACGAAGGGAGAGGACTTAATAGACGTTAGCGGTTTAGGGTTTACCGGTATTAATAACGTAGTACCTTTCGGTACTCAGTTAGCGTTCTATTATGACGGCGTTAATGATATTACCGCAGTATTATCTACGGGTAGCTTCGCCTTTATCTTAGACGGCAATGTTGCTTTAGATAATTCGGACTTTATCGTATAA
- a CDS encoding prepilin-type N-terminal cleavage/methylation domain-containing protein, whose product MHFSYLQRRMIKWRNIRVEEGFTLIELSVVIVIIGLIVAGVVGGGKLVEQTKLRSIISDVEKFDTAYNTFRLEYNALPGDMSNASNYWPGIQNGNGDKNIVSPNNSGNGHDGECWNFWVHLGQNASELLPAPYTTVGVSTNMTETERERVLPLSDMGSHWGVYNRLQWQGHQYVLGASDSSWGNYGVAPSLTPKQTFSVDNKIDDGIPATGWVIVEGYVGVNNTLHWHSSLPHNPSYAQIPTSGNCTASGAASYDDTAQYNVGFDEVTCVPVFRYRGY is encoded by the coding sequence ATGCATTTTAGTTATCTTCAGAGACGGATGATAAAATGGCGGAATATAAGAGTTGAGGAAGGCTTTACTCTGATTGAGTTGTCTGTAGTTATTGTAATTATAGGGCTTATTGTAGCCGGTGTTGTTGGGGGTGGAAAATTAGTTGAACAGACAAAACTTCGCTCGATAATATCTGATGTTGAGAAATTTGATACTGCATATAATACTTTCAGATTGGAATATAACGCTCTCCCCGGCGATATGAGTAATGCTAGTAATTATTGGCCGGGCATTCAAAATGGTAACGGGGACAAAAATATCGTTTCACCAAATAATTCAGGTAATGGTCATGATGGTGAGTGCTGGAATTTTTGGGTGCATTTAGGACAAAATGCCAGCGAGTTATTACCTGCACCATATACTACCGTCGGAGTTAGTACCAATATGACCGAGACTGAAAGAGAACGGGTGTTACCGCTTAGTGATATGGGTTCTCATTGGGGGGTCTATAACAGGTTGCAGTGGCAGGGGCATCAATATGTTCTGGGAGCTTCAGATTCATCTTGGGGAAATTATGGGGTTGCTCCTTCATTGACTCCTAAACAGACATTTTCTGTTGACAATAAAATTGATGATGGAATACCCGCTACAGGTTGGGTGATAGTTGAAGGCTATGTTGGAGTCAATAATACGCTGCACTGGCATAGTTCCCTACCCCACAATCCGTCTTATGCACAAATCCCAACCTCAGGTAATTGTACGGCAAGTGGTGCTGCATCATATGATGATACGGCACAATATAACGTGGGATTTGATGAAGTTACATGTGTGCCTGTTTTTAGGTATAGGGGTTATTAG
- the gatC gene encoding Asp-tRNA(Asn)/Glu-tRNA(Gln) amidotransferase subunit GatC, translating into MSLSEKEVRKIAKLSRIKLTDEKVVHFQEELSNILKWIEQLQEVNTDKVPPMASVVNMQSPSREDKVTDGGCRDDILANAPSSQYGYFVVPKVVE; encoded by the coding sequence ATGTCTTTATCAGAAAAAGAAGTAAGAAAGATAGCAAAACTATCACGAATCAAATTAACAGATGAAAAAGTAGTACATTTTCAAGAAGAACTTTCAAACATACTGAAATGGATAGAGCAGTTACAGGAGGTCAATACCGACAAAGTTCCACCTATGGCATCGGTAGTAAATATGCAGTCACCCAGCCGTGAAGATAAAGTAACTGACGGCGGTTGCCGTGATGATATTTTAGCAAACGCTCCAAGCAGTCAATACGGCTATTTCGTAGTGCCTAAGGTAGTGGAATAG
- a CDS encoding GIY-YIG nuclease family protein, with amino-acid sequence MNSKNYYVYILTNKKEGVFYTGVTSNLVKRVYEHKNNVVEGFTKKYNTKTLVYYEVFEEVEVAINREKRLKRRSRDWKIKVIEQMNPTWEDLYTKIT; translated from the coding sequence ATGAACAGCAAGAATTATTATGTTTATATTCTTACAAATAAAAAAGAAGGTGTTTTTTATACAGGTGTAACATCAAATTTAGTAAAAAGGGTTTATGAGCATAAAAATAATGTGGTAGAAGGCTTTACTAAAAAATATAATACAAAAACTCTTGTCTATTACGAAGTGTTTGAAGAAGTGGAAGTTGCAATAAACAGAGAAAAAAGGTTAAAACGCCGGAGCAGAGATTGGAAAATAAAAGTAATAGAACAAATGAATCCGACATGGGAAGATTTATATACGAAAATAACCTAA
- the ruvX gene encoding Holliday junction resolvase RuvX, protein MITINTKEFFEHIQKSGALLGLDMGKAKIGIAICDAERIISSPMEIYQRRNMSKDMGHLGKLCTDNRIVAIVIGLPLEMDGSENENCESVRNFADKLNKKTGLPILLKDERMSTAAATRALSETGMTRKKRQGLDDKVAASIILQSAIETK, encoded by the coding sequence ATGATAACTATTAACACAAAAGAGTTCTTTGAACACATACAAAAAAGCGGTGCTTTGCTGGGTCTGGATATGGGAAAAGCCAAGATAGGGATTGCGATATGTGATGCCGAGCGTATTATCTCAAGCCCCATGGAGATATATCAGCGTCGCAATATGAGCAAGGATATGGGGCATTTAGGCAAGCTTTGTACTGATAACCGCATTGTTGCAATAGTTATCGGCTTGCCGTTGGAGATGGACGGCTCGGAAAATGAGAACTGCGAATCGGTGCGTAATTTTGCCGATAAGCTGAATAAGAAAACAGGTCTTCCAATATTGCTAAAAGATGAACGTATGTCAACTGCGGCGGCAACGCGTGCGTTATCTGAAACCGGCATGACACGCAAAAAACGGCAGGGATTGGACGATAAGGTGGCGGCAAGTATTATCTTGCAATCTGCTATTGAAACAAAATAA
- the gatA gene encoding Asp-tRNA(Asn)/Glu-tRNA(Gln) amidotransferase subunit GatA: MTQLNRLTIAEALAGLKNGDFTSEELTKTHIDAVEKEDLNAFVVKTPEIALQQAKESDKRRKEGKVGKLEGIPVGVKDLFCTKGVRSTSCSHILDGFTPTYESTVTANLFSQGAVMLGKTNMDEFAMGSGNLNSYYGSVKNPWKRKGDDTALVPGGSSGGSAAAVSAHLCMGALGSDTGGSIRQPAAFCGNVGIKPTYGRCSRWGMIAFASSLDQAGVFTRSVKDASIMLEAICGYDEKDSTSTPMETPGFSKAVGKDIKGLKIGIPKEYHQDGMSPEIEKLWENGKNMLKAAGAKIVDISLPHTKYALPTYYIIAPAEASANLSRYDGVRYGLRVLEKGMSLDEMYEATRSEGFGDEVKRRLMIGTYVLSAGYYDAYYKKAQKIRTLIARDFDDAYKKCDVILTPATPTAAFAAGEKMDPVTMYLNDVFTVPASLAGLPGMSIPTGLNSEGLPLGLQLIGRSFDEETLFKVAGTLEKAAEFKGL; this comes from the coding sequence ATGACACAACTAAACAGACTTACAATAGCAGAAGCATTAGCCGGATTAAAGAATGGAGACTTTACCTCTGAAGAGTTGACAAAGACCCATATAGACGCAGTGGAAAAAGAAGACCTCAATGCGTTCGTGGTCAAAACACCGGAAATAGCCTTACAGCAGGCAAAGGAATCCGATAAAAGGCGTAAAGAAGGCAAGGTAGGTAAATTAGAAGGTATCCCTGTAGGTGTAAAAGACCTGTTCTGCACCAAAGGGGTTAGGTCAACATCATGCTCGCACATTTTGGACGGGTTCACGCCTACTTATGAATCAACCGTTACGGCTAATTTGTTTTCGCAAGGTGCGGTAATGCTGGGTAAGACTAATATGGACGAATTTGCCATGGGTTCGGGTAACCTTAACAGCTATTACGGTTCTGTAAAAAACCCATGGAAAAGAAAAGGTGATGATACTGCCCTTGTGCCGGGCGGTTCGTCTGGCGGTTCTGCTGCGGCTGTTTCGGCTCACTTATGCATGGGTGCGTTGGGAAGTGATACGGGTGGTTCTATCCGTCAGCCTGCGGCATTTTGCGGCAATGTGGGAATTAAGCCTACATACGGACGCTGTTCACGCTGGGGCATGATAGCTTTTGCAAGCTCGCTTGATCAGGCAGGCGTGTTTACACGTTCGGTAAAAGATGCCTCCATAATGCTTGAAGCAATTTGCGGATATGATGAAAAAGATTCCACCTCAACCCCTATGGAAACTCCGGGATTTTCCAAGGCGGTGGGAAAAGATATCAAAGGTTTGAAAATAGGTATCCCTAAAGAATACCATCAAGACGGCATGTCACCTGAAATAGAGAAATTATGGGAAAACGGCAAGAATATGCTAAAAGCGGCAGGTGCAAAGATTGTAGATATATCATTGCCGCATACAAAATATGCATTGCCTACCTATTATATTATCGCCCCTGCGGAAGCCTCCGCCAATCTTTCACGCTATGACGGTGTACGCTATGGTTTACGTGTTCTTGAAAAAGGTATGTCACTAGATGAAATGTATGAGGCAACACGCTCCGAGGGTTTCGGTGACGAGGTAAAACGCCGTCTCATGATAGGCACATATGTGTTATCGGCAGGATATTATGATGCGTATTATAAGAAGGCACAAAAAATACGTACGCTGATAGCAAGGGATTTTGACGATGCTTATAAAAAATGCGATGTTATCCTGACCCCGGCAACCCCTACGGCAGCTTTTGCAGCAGGTGAAAAAATGGATCCTGTAACTATGTACTTAAATGACGTTTTCACCGTTCCTGCATCTTTGGCAGGATTGCCGGGAATGTCAATCCCTACAGGCTTGAACAGTGAAGGTCTGCCGCTTGGATTACAATTAATCGGAAGGTCGTTTGATGAGGAAACGCTGTTCAAGGTAGCAGGTACGTTAGAAAAGGCTGCCGAGTTTAAGGGGCTTTAG